The DNA window ggtgggagggggggtAGGGGAAgtggaaggggggggagggaaaaacccTTCccagaattaaataaataaagagcgGCCTTTGCAAAGGCCGACGGCGGccggctgcctgctgcctgctcagGGTCCCCCCCCGGGCACCcggccatcctcatcctcctcttcatcgCTCCCCAGCGCATCCCCCACGCTCTGAGCATCCCACCGCCCTGGCTCGGGCCCCGTGGCTCCGGGGGTCCCCGCAGCCCCGGAGGGTCCCCCTCCTCGGAGGACGCCGTTTTGGGGTTTCTTGGCAAATATCAGCGGGATCGGAAAAAGAGGATGAAGGCCTCGGGGACGTCACGTCTTCCCGAGCTCCatcttccctgctgcagcagcgCGTGGGTCCCCTTGGATGCCAGCGAATCCCCCCGTGACGGCGAATCCCCCCGTGACACCCACCGCCCTGGAGAACAAGGCATCGCTGATGGCCGCAGCCAGAGCAGGATTTCTCCCCTTGCTGTCACCTGGGGGGGGGCAGATAACCTGatgtcccccatccccaccccaggaGGAGCCGCTGGGACCCATCTCACAGCCCCCCAGCTCTGAAAAATTATGGGCCACTCGCCATTTCCACCTTTTATTCCCATTTTAAGGCTTTTCAAACCACCTCACAGTGATGGAGAAAAACTGGAGAAGCCGGGGGTGTACCCCCAAATTGtgacccccccccaaagccccccaagcCCAGTGCCTGGGGCATCCTCTCCCAGAGGTGTTTTGGGGGGAGTTGTGCCCCACTTGGGGTGTTTGACAGGCAGTACTGGTGTTACTGGTCTGGCTGGGGCAAAACCCACCGCAGGGGCAAACAGCCTTGTCCCTAATTAGTGCCCAGCACTAATTGGGTTTAGGGGTTTCTCTGGCACCCTCTTGTAGCATTGCCACCCCCGAGGCCCCCCCCTGGGCCAAAGCCCACAGTGGTTCCCTGGGATCAGCATGGGGGACCCCAAGGGTGAGCAGgacccagcagcacccaccatgaccagggacccccagggacccccccccccacccgagCTCACCATGGAGCCGGGGACAGGGAGGGCTCCCAGGGGACCGATGCAGGACAGAGAGGCTGAGTCACCCCCTGCGctggatttatttcttttattcctaAATAATCAGCTCCGGTACAAGGTACAaaatctccctcctcccctcaccgCCCCAAGCAAaggagggggggcgggagggcagcCAAGGAACAGCTCCAAAATCCCGATTCAAGGCCTCTAATTCTAGCGTAGAAAGTGTTCAAACACCGAGCTTGGGGCTCCTCGcctggaaaaggggggggggggagggcaggagccccccaagacccccagcATGCCTGGAGGTGCCAGCAGACCCCCAAGTCCCCCGAACATTCCTGGAGATGCCAGGAGCCCCCAGAACATCTGGAGATATCTGAAGATGCTTGGAGCCCTCAGAGACCCCCAGAATATCTGGAGGTGCCGGGagccccccaagtccccccaaCATGCCTGAAGATGCTGGGAGCCCCCAAGACCCCCCAGCACACATGGAGGTGCCAGGAGCCCCCCAAGTCCCTCCAACATGCATGGAGGTGCCGGGAGTCGCCCAAGTCCCCAACAAAATGCACGGAGGTGCCAgaagcccccccctcccccagcacatGTGGAGGTACCAggagcccccccaaccccccctgcaTGCCCGGAGGTTCTGTAAGACCCcaaagacacacacacccctcgCATGCCTGGaggtgctgggacccccccccaagcctcccCTGCATGCTTAGACAAGCCAGGAGCCCCCCAAGCCCCCACCTGCATGCCTGGAGATGCCAGGAGCCCCTAAAGACCCCTTTGCACACCCAGAGGTGTGGGAAGACCCCCAAGCCCTCCCCCACTTCTGGGGGTCCGCTCAGGGCGGGGGTCCCATGGGAGGAAGGCAGTTCTGTTAAACGATAACAGAGGAAGACGGGGAGGAGGGacaggggagcagggggggagCACGGGGAAGGGgtgcccccagggctggggggcaggggcagggccccCCACTTTCTTCTGCCCCCCCCGGGGGCAAGAACTGAAGGGCACTTTGGGTTTGCCACCGACAGGGACGACATCGGTGTCCCACGGTGGCTGCGAAGGGACCAGATGCCCCCCGGCTTCCCaccctgggatgggggggggggggatggcagcCATCACCCAAGGggggagcccagcacagcccccctgtccccaggcaggggggcaccagcccccccccccccccctccccgagccagAAGCATGGGTGCACGTGTAGGCGCGTGCAAGAGACACAAACCGCTTTGGGGGGGACAACAGGGACAAaacagccccggggtgggggggagttgggggtggggggctcaGTTAACGCTGTCCTCATCGCTGGCCTCGCCGCGGTCATCTTTGGTCTCGGCCAGGGAGCTCTCGTCGATGTTCTCCAGGGAGTCGGCGTGCTGGAGGGAGAGCTCGGAGAGCGGCAGCGCCGGCAGCCGGCTCTGCTCGGGGAACAGCCAGGGCTTGAAGTGCGGGTTGTGCTTCAGCTTCCACTCCGGGTACTTCAGGCACGCTTTGTATATCTTCTTCATCGCCTGGGATGAAGGTTGGGTTGGAGCTGAgctgggccggggcggggggacaccTCGCCCTCCACCCCACCGCACCGTGGGACCCCCCGGTGCGACCGACTCACCTTGGGGGCCAGGAACTGCGAGGATTTGTTCACCACCCATTTTGGCAGGGAACCTGCCAAGAGAAGAGAAGCCGGGCTGGGACCGGGCACGTGGGACAGCCGGGACCCCCGGGCACGGCACCGCCAGCCCCCCTGGGTCaccctcctcagggacaggaggGCTCGGGGACACACGTCTGGAGAGGGGACAGGGCGAGCGGCAGCGGGGGGGACAGTCCAAGGAAATGAGGATTCAACCCAAACTGCTGCCTCAGCTTCTTGCCGAGttcaaaaaaagccatttcagcATGTTGGCCACCTCTTCTAccccaaaaaagaaatatttcaagagAACGGGCCCAAAATGTTTCCTCCTGGCATTGCTCCAGCGCTCCTGGTCTGGCTCCGGCCGTGTCCCGAGATGCTCCCGGttgcctccctgcctgctgctgcctgtctCTGAGCCCACCCCGAGCccacccacccctcccagccccggAAAAACTTCCAGCCCTATTTATTAACCTCAGCTGATCCGTTACGACAGACCCCTAACCAGAGGGCAACCATCCCCAAGGGACACGAGGGCAGGACTGGGGTGGGCTGAGCCCCAAGGCATTAGTGTGGGGGTCCCCCCCCTTACCTTTGGGGTCCACCTGTGCCAGGTAGGTGATGGTGCAGCTCTTGGCTCCCGTCCCTTCGATCAGGTAGCCCGTCTGGATGGAGACCGCTCGCACCATGTCCTTCCGAGGGGGGTAATTCTGCAGGGGGGACAgtgaggatggggggggggacaaggACGCATCGATGGCAGGGGCAGGATGGGGTACAGGCAAGCACCAACCGCAGGCAGGGCTCCCCTGACCCCCCCAACAGCCCCCCAATGCCTCCAGCCTGACCTCCCACCGACCATGGGGCAAACCCAGCCCCGTCCTGGTGCGGGCAGCACCCCCGGctgccccccccaggccccccagggACTCACGGGGTGCTTGACAGAGTAGTTCATGATGATGTAGTCGGTGCCCATGGGCAGCCAGGAGCGGAGCGTGATGACGTCCCGGTTCTTCAGGGGCTTGGGGCACTTCCCTGGGGACAGCAGCGGTGGGAGACCAGGGtgagacacccccaccccactcAGCACAGGCATCCCTGCTGGGGGTCCAAGCCTGCTCCCCAACTCCCTCCCAAACTGGTACCCGGCCTCCTCCCAGTGATGCCCAGGCACCACCGAACCCACGGATGCTGAACCCAGGAACGCTGCCGTGACAGCCCCGGGGctcagctcccccctccccagcaccccccagccccctcctcacaGGCATAGTAGCCCACGTCGGAGTTGACGGTCAGCTTCCCGATGTCAAAGGTCTCGATGACGTTGGTGTCCCACTTTTTCCGATACTCGATGTCATGCAGCACGTCGTACAGCGTCTCCGCCGGCACGTCCTTGCACTCCATCCTGCACTGCAGGGGTGGGCGGCTGAGAAAccgccccggggtgggggggggagtggccGTGGGGACCCCCGGGCAGGAGGGCGGCTGTGGGgacccctgggtggggggggtctcCTCTCAGGTTCCCCAAAAACCAACGCAAAACCCCCCAAGAGGAGCTGGATCCCaacctgcagctcagcccagtctGGCCCAGTTTGGCCCCCAGAGCCACCTTATAGCCCGAGCACTCAGAGCCAGCTACACCCCAAGGCAGCACGCAGCTGCACCCCGGATGCCGGGGGAGACTTTCGTGGGGGGGCATCTTCCCacctcctctcttccccccatcaCTGGTCTTCCCCCAAAGCAAGCATCCCTGCATGGGGCACCAGTGGTGCCACGGGGGTCTGGTGCATGGGGCCATGGCCGGTGCTGTGGTGCGGTGTGCATGGGCGTGGGGGGGGCTGGCTGGAGCCGggagcagcccccccaccccagggtcaAGAGCAGCTCCAGTAACCATGGCAGCCAAATCCTTGGGAAgacaaggagaagaagaaaggagaagctgCCGTCCTCCCCCGGCAGCGGGGATGCCAtctggccaaggccaagggcGGCAGGAGCCGTGCCGCGGGGCAGAGTGCGGGCAGGAGCCGGCAGAGAGGGCAGCCAGCACGGGCAGCGGTGGGCAGCGCAGGCAACCCTGCCGTGATCCCTGGGGATGCTGCTCCGGCACCCCGGCAAACACACATGGCCCCAAGTGCCTCTGAGGTGGGTACTGGCATCCTGCCCCCCGCCAAATGCAGCCGGCTCCTGGTCCATCCCCAAGGACGGCTCCCGGCCCCTCCTGGACCCCCAGACCCCGGGCACCCAACACCTGGGGGGAGCGGCTCTTGGGCCCTTCCTTTAGGAGCAGATTTAGGGAATTAGGGACAGAGGACCCACAGCCACCGTCCTCGCCCAAGCATGCGGTGCTGGAGACCCCCGACCCCGGCAAGAGGAATGGCAGCACCTGGCACGAGGGCACAGCCCCGCACCCGGACCCTTGAGTGCGACACGGCTGCTGCTCGCAGAGCCAAAGCCTCCACACGCAGACCCCGTCCCCAACCCCACAGAGCCCGTCCCCAACCCCATGGAGCTCATCCCCAACCCCACGGAGCCCATCCCCAACCCCACGGAGCCCGTCCCCAACCCCACGGAGCCCGTCCCCAACCCCACGGAGCCCATCCCCAACCCCACGGAGCCCATCCCCAACCCCACGGAGCCTGTCCTCAAGCCCATTgcccccatccccaaccccatggAGCCCGTCGCCAGCCCCACGGCACTGCTGCTCATCCCCCTGCGCCTTGCATTGCAACCCTGCCACGTGAGCCTCCCTTCGGCCAAAAACTCAGACGGGGACAGCCTTGCGAGGCGTTTTCAGGGAGCACACCCCCGGGTGACATGCTTGGGGACCCTCTGCTCCCCACCCGCACCCAGGAAACCCCAGCACCGTGCCTGCGCCGGCCGGGCTGGATGCGGGAGCGGGTGCCACCGCTTCTCCCGTATATTCCCAAAGCGGCGAGGCAGGTCGGCCGAGCCGTGCCCACGCGGGCAGGACCAGCCGGGTGACTCAGGACCTGCCCGCGCTGCCTGCGTGccaccagctgcctgcagcccgtGGGTGACTCATGTCCCCAGCAGTGCCGGGGGGGTCTCGTCGGGAGGGGGTACGGTGCCACCCGGGAAGCGCCCAGAGCGGCCCTGAGTCAATATTGACTCTGACGTCTatggggcgaggaggaggaggaggaggaaggaaggaagaccaAAAGGAGGAAGGTTGAATGCAATGGGTGCAAGGGGCCGACCGTGCCCTGACACCCTTCCTGCCCCAGAGATTTTGGAGGAAAGGGGCTCGCGGGGGCAGCTCTGGGCAGCAGGACAAGGGGCTGCCTGTGGGTACCCAGGTGGTTGGGGACTGAGGGGACCCCCGACATGGGAGAAAAACTGCCCTGGGGGTCAGCTCAACCCCCAGCCCCGCATCGTCGGGGGGCTGACACTGCCACGAAGCCCTGGTTTCACCAGCAGCATCCCCTCCTGTCCGGAGCGGGCTTCCCTGGCCTCAGGGGTGCACGGCACCTGGTGCAGGCAGCGCCGGCGGCCACGGCCACGTGGGTCATTAATTAAAGAGAAGATCTCCCCCGTGGCCCGGATGTTCGACGCAATCATTAACGACCGGGTGCCACGTCTCAAGGTGACCCGATGAATAAAGTAATGAGCGGGAGCCGGGGTCCGGGCAGGAACGGTCAGCTTGTGCATCCCAGGTGGCTTCCCAGAGCCCGGCGGCTCCAGCAAAGCCCGGCAAAGCTCCAGCCCCCTCCCGATGCTTCCCATGGGATGGCTCCTGGCCATCCTTTCCGAGCAGTCCATTCCCAGGGGCAGAGTCTCCCCTGGGGCACTCAGGTCCCCAGGCACCAGCTCGCTGCTCcactggggtgggcagggggttcCCAGCCGGGGTCCCCCATCCCGCAGCCATCTCGGGCACCACGACGGTTAATGGGCAGCCCGGAGGCCACCGAAGAATCCCGTGTCCTGCCGAAGAATCCCGTGTCCTGCCGAAGAATCAGCCCTGGGTTTTGTCAGGTCCTGGTGGCACAAACTTGTTTCCAGACTCCAGAAAACAGGTTAGACGAGAGCTGCATCCCTAATGGCAGGAGAgaaggcgagggggggggggggggacggctgCCGCTTCAAAGCGGAGCGAGACCTTCGGGTTTCATTTAattacaaagcagcagcagcaggagcgagAAAGCCAGCGAGCAAACAGCGAGGAAAACAGCTCTTTGGAGGCTGCCGGTGCCAGGCACagcgggcagcccccagccccgtccccgggGAGCTGCGACGTTGGGGGCGAACACGCCGGGTCGGCCCCGCCGTGCCACGTCAGCCATGCCACGTGTGCCAGGGCAGCTGCCCGTCCCACCGGCCAGCATGAAATCCAGTGGGAGCATCCCATCCTGGGTGGGAGGTGCCGggtctgggtgctgctggggaccACGGGGGTGGCACAGGGACTGTTGGTCCCCCCACGGTCCCCGATACCTGGCCGGGGCAGCCCGGTGCCGCTCAGCACACGCACAGCATCAACATATAAACACCCAGCAGGATCTTTCCAAGCAGGATCTGGCCAGGAGGGCGCTGGGGGGGTCCAGGACCTGACGTGGCTGTAGGATGCACTGGGCTGTTGGGGGAGCAAGGCTGGATGCTGGAGGGAGCTTGGAGAGCCCCATGGGGGTGGtagaggggctgccgggggggggaaaggttttggggagggaagcagggagaggagcaggcacGGGAAGCAAAGGTGGCTGGAGGGAAGGTGACCGCCCCCAGGGCAAACAGGGACCTCAGCCTTTCGGGGATGAAAACTCCTCGATGGGGTTTAACTGAGCAGCACCCCAAGCCCGGGGTCCCCTGGCACGGAGAGCCAAGGACCAGGCACCCCTGGGGTGCTGCCAGGACTCGGGGACCCCCGCAGGGGTGAGGGAGGGCTTTGGGTACCGACCGCCCCGTGGCAGGAGCGTGCTGTGCCAACCGGGGCCAGGACatcctggtacacacctggggcTGGTTCCCTGCCACGCCGACGTGGCACACGGGGATTGTTGGGGCGGGCAGggatgcaccccccccccccccatgtcctccCTGCTGCGTGCTCGCACCAAAGCAGCTCTACAGAGAGCGGCACCTCAATCCCACCGGAGACGTTTTGGGATGCAGCAACACCCCAAGAGCGAGCTGCAAGgctggggggcaccgggggcTAGGCGTGGGGGCTGGGACGCGCCGCCCCGCAGAGCTGTGCCTACGCCAGCGTGCCCGGGGATGTGCAGACCCCATGGAGATGGGCGCTCCATGtcccgctggccacatgtgccgGCGTGGGGTAGGGCTCAcacctctgggggggggggggacgagcAGCACCCCACACCCCAGGgactgtccccgtgtccccccccccaggactcaCTGCTACGGCACCGCAGGCTGCTGCCACCGGTGCACGGTGGGGACCTGTCCCCGGGTCACGGCAGCCCAAACACGCAGCCGTGGCTCTGCCACGCCGGCGGCCGGCCGACGCTGGGGAGCAAACAGAGGCGATTCCCCGGCGGGCGCAGGCGCGGTGGAAGCCAGGCACAGCCGGTGCtcctgccaccgccaccaccccaGGGACAGGTTTCTCCGGTGCTGCCGGCGCCGCTTGTTTGCGCAGCTGCTGCAGAGCGGCATGCAAGcaggccgcggccgccgccgccaccgcctccgcTCCGCCGCCGACCTCGCCGGGCTGCCGCCATCCCTCGGCATGCCGGCGAGGGCAATATAGCCCGTTGCACCAGGGAAAGCTTTGTAGAGGTGCCGGCAGGGATGGGGACGCCggccagccctgcagagagccAGGCAGAGGTTCCAGCGTGGCACGGTGGCCCGTGGCCACCGGCAACGCCAGCCTGATGCCGCTCCTGTCCTAAGTTTTCCCTTGGATTCCTGGTGCCCGGCTGGCTCTAACGCCGCCTGTGTGCCCACTTTGCCAGAGGGATGAGCATGCACCCGCCTGCGCCAGCCCGGCAAACCAGcaccagggagggaagggacccGCCGGAGGACGCCGGAGGGACCCGGAGAGCCCCAGGAGCTCCGCTCTGtattgtgggggggggggttgcagggctGCAGCGGGTGCCACAGGGCGAGGGGACAGCCCGGATGGGGACAGCCCCGGTGACAGTGGGCTGGTGCCCGGCAGGCCCCGAGGAACCCTCCAGCCCCGCTCCGGCCCCggctctgggtgctggggggggggggggcaggcagcactGAGGCCCCACGGTCCCACATGCCCGAGGGTCCCTGTTTGTCCCTGGGTGAGTCCCCGGTCACCCCTGTGCACCCCCCTTGTCCCAGGGGACCCTACTTGTCCCCGCTCAGCCCTGGGGTCTTGTTTGTCCTGGGGTCCCCACTCACTCCCAGAGTCCCCATTTGTCCTGGGGggccagctcagccctggggtcCCACTTGTCCTGGGGTCCCTTTTTTGCAGTAGGGTGCCAGCTCGGCCAAGTCCCCACTCGCCCAGGGGGCTGCAATCACCTGAGGGTCCCCACTTGCCACAGGGTCCCCGCTAACCCCTGGGGTTCCTGCCCACCCCGGGGTGCCGCATCGCCCCACGGTCCCCACTTGCCACAGGATTCCTGCCTGCACCCATGGCCCCTGCTCACCCCGGGGTGCTGGCTCTCACCCCAGTGTCCTTGCTGTCCCCCAGGGTGCTGGCTCACCCCAGGTCCCTGTTTGCCCCAGGGTCCCCCTTAACTTCTGGGGTCCTCACTCACCCCCAGGGTCCCTCTTCACCGCAGGGTGCTGGTTCACCCCCAAGTCCCCACTTGCCTCAGGGTCCCCGCTAACCCCTGGGGTCCCCACTTGCCACAAGATTCCCGCTTGCACCCGCAGCCCCTGCTCACCCGGGGGTGCTGGCTCACCCCCCGAGTCCCCCCTTGCTGGGGGGTCCCCGCTCACCCCAGGGTGCCGCATCACCCCAGGGTCCCCGCTCGCCTCCAGGTTCCCCCCCCGGGGATCCGTGCTGGCCCCCAGCATCCTCCCCGGGTCTCCCCTACCCCCGGGGTCCGCGCCCCCTCCGCGCTGCcgggcccccgcccgcccccgcccgccgggttccccccggtgcccggtgcccggtgcccggtgccggtGGGGGCTCACCTTGATCTTATGGAGGGAGCGCTCGGGCTCCAGCAGCTGGACCCAGACGGCCACCCCCGCCTTGCTGTAGGTGAGGCTCCAGCCCCGCTCCGACTCGCACTCCGCCCGGAACGCCCCGAAATCCCGGTCGTCGGGGATCTGCACGCTGTCGCGACCCGACGCGCCGTCGCGACCCGACATGGTGTCGCGACgctccctttctcccccttccttccccccccacccccaccccaaccctcCACCGttgccgctgccggtgccgcggGTCGCGGCGGCCCCTACGGCgggggcggggacggggacgacggggacggcggcggcggcggcagcggcggcggcatcCCCGGTGCGCGGTGCGCGatgggccggggcggggccgcgggggcggggcgggggcggccccgggagcACCGGGAGGGGGCGGAGCTCCGGGGACGGcaccggggcggggcgggggggggggggggggccgggggagcaccgggaggggagggcgggggagcACCGGGAGCACCGGGGGGGTGCACAGAGGTGTTGCAGTTGCACACACCCCCCCGTGCAACCCCCCCGCACACCCAGCCTGCCCGTGCACGCGTACCGGCGCCTGCACACGCACACGAGCCCCGTGCCTTtacacacgcacgcacaccccccccccccgcctgcacACACGCGGGGGTGCACGCACGGGggtgcacgcgcacacacacacacaccccccgcctgCACACCCAGGGGTGCACACGCACGTCCCTCGCCTGCACACGGACGTGGGTGCACACTCAggggtgcacacacacacacacaccccgcctgCACGCACACGGGTGCACACGCACGTCCCCCACTTGCACACAGACATGAGTGCACGCACAGgggtgcgcacacacacacacacacccccgcctgCACGCACACGGGTGCACACGCACGTCCCCCACTTGCACACAGACATGAGTGCACGCACAGgggtgcgcacacacacacacacacacccgcctgCACGCACACGGGTGCACACGCACGTCCCTCACTTGCACACAGACATGAGTGCACGCACAGGGGTGTGCGCACTCCCCCCCACCTGCACACCCAGGGGTGCACACGCACGTCCCTCACTTGCACACAGACATGAGTGCACGCACAGGGGTGTGCGCACTCCCCCCCACCTGCACACCCAGGGGTGCACACGCACGTCCCTCACTTGCACGCAGACATGAGTGCACGCACAGGGGTGTGCACACTCCCCCCCCGCCTGCACACCCAGGGGTGCACACGCACGTCCCTCGCCTGCACACGGACGTGGGTGCACACTCAGGGGTGCACGCACGCTCACCCAGGCACGCTCACACCATCCTGTACCACAACCCCTGCCTCTCGCCCGGaggcccccggtgctgcgggagAGGGCCCCAGCCaagccgtgcccccccccccggtgccccgtCCTCCCCGGTTTTGAAGGATTTCCTCTGACAGCGGGGAGAAGGGGCCACGGGTGCCGACAGTGCAGGACTGGGACCCTCTCCCTGACTCGGTGCCCCATGGCTGCACCACCACCGTCTCCCCGAGCATCATCTCTCCCCAACCGGGGACACGGGGGGCCGGTGCCTGGCAAGCGTGTCCCCCCCACCGTGCCGGTGCCAGGCCCTGCTGCGGCAGCACCGCGGTGCAGCTGCCCCGGAGCGGGAAGGCACGCTGTCATCGTCGGTGATGACTAGGAGGCAATATTTTGGAAGAGCTGGGGCTCCCCAGCTGGCTCTGGAAATGCTGCAGACTCAGGATTTCTTTCTCTGCGCTCAGAAATGCGAAGGAAGCATCTTCCAGCTCCCGCTGCCGTGAATAACCACTTAAAGGAGGACGAAGCGGCACGGCGTTTCCCTAACCCAGCAAAGCAAGGTCCTTCTCGGCAGCCTGGGACctgcagtggggaggggggggcacagagCCCCTTCCCGAGCTCCGTGTCCGAGGATGGGGCCCTTCCTGGGATGTGATAaccggaggagaaggagggggacgAGGGGGTGTCACCGTCCTCAGCGCCCGTGGCACGGGGACCTCGCATCGCTGGGCTGGATGTGCCGCACTGCTGCTCCCGGGAAAAACCTGACCCAGGAAAAAGAACCAAAGGAGGCTTTGATCACCCCGCCCCAGCCCAACGCGGAGAAGCCACGTGCGGGAACCCTGCTGCCATCACCCGTGGgtgacagcagggctggggacaagGCTGGGCTTTGCTGTGGTGGGTGCGGGGGGGACCCTCTCCCCTCGTCCCCCGCTGCGCAGCCCTTCCAGACAGCCCTGTGTCTGCTCCGCTGTTGAAACCTGGGGGGTTTTCCCACCCTGTCCCCAGGCAAGCGGAGCGGGTGCCAGCATCCCGCAGCCTTTCCCAGCCCGGTgtcgtcgtccgtcccccccccgccgggcaATTCCAGCTCTCACTGGGGAGCAGGAACACCCACGTCCCCAGACAGGGCCTGCCGTGCACACCGCGGTGTGCAGAACCCGAGCCGAAAATAGGACAGACGTCATCTGCAGGCCTAGAAATCCTGCCTGCGTGCGGGGCACGGTGCGAGGGGGCCAGCTGCCTgccggagctgggctgggggagctgggggaactgggctggggagctgggggagctgggctggggaactgggggaactgggctgagggagctgggctggggaactgggggagctgggctgggggagctgggggaactgggggaactaggctgagggagctgggctggggaactgggggagctggctggggaactgggggagctgggctgggggagctgggggaactgggggaactaggctgagggagctgggctggggaactgggggagctggctggggaactgggggagctgggctgcagaACTGGGCTGCCTGCAGCGCTGACAGCTCCTGTGACACAACTCGCAGCCCAGCTGAAGCCCCGCACTTGGGGCAGAAATGCCAATTTCTGGCTGCTCCCAGTACCCGGTGCTGGGAACAGGGACCGAGGGGACCAGCTTCCTCTCCTCCGCTCCAGGGCCATTTCCATCTCGTTTCCATTTGCCCCGTGCTCTCCCCAAACCCCGTCCTTTCACCCCGCCATCTCCTCGGGCACCCCGGCAGCTCTCGGGAGAGATCACGGCACGGCCA is part of the Accipiter gentilis chromosome 19, bAccGen1.1, whole genome shotgun sequence genome and encodes:
- the STARD10 gene encoding START domain-containing protein 10 → MSGRDGASGRDSVQIPDDRDFGAFRAECESERGWSLTYSKAGVAVWVQLLEPERSLHKIKCRMECKDVPAETLYDVLHDIEYRKKWDTNVIETFDIGKLTVNSDVGYYAWKCPKPLKNRDVITLRSWLPMGTDYIIMNYSVKHPNYPPRKDMVRAVSIQTGYLIEGTGAKSCTITYLAQVDPKGSLPKWVVNKSSQFLAPKAMKKIYKACLKYPEWKLKHNPHFKPWLFPEQSRLPALPLSELSLQHADSLENIDESSLAETKDDRGEASDEDSVN